In the genome of Pusillimonas sp. T7-7, the window ACGGCGGGCGAGGTCGTTGGGGAGCTGTTCCCATGCCGGCTCAGCCCCAGGTCAGTCCAGCAGACTCGAAGCTCCTTGCCGCCTGGATACTATCATTGGCTGACCAGGCATCGCCAGAATCTCAAACCAAGGAATAGTCATGACAGAAACAGCAGTTTTGGGTGGTGGATGTTTTTGGTGCACCGAATCGGTGTTTCTATCCTTGCGGGGCGTTATCAGTGTCACACCGGGTTATAGCGGTGGCCACTTGGAAAACCCCAGCTACGAGCAAGTATGCAGCAAGACAACCGGTCATATCGAAGTCGTGCGCTTGGTGTTTGATCCGGACATCATCGATTTTGAAACTATATTGCAGGTATTTTTTGCCACTCACGACCCGAGCACACTCGACAGGCAGGGCGGTGATGTTGGCCCGCAGTACGCATCGGTTATTTTTTATCAGTCGGCGCAGCAGCAGGAAACTGCGCAAAAGCTTATCGAGCAGGTGCAGGCAGAGCTGGGTGTGCCGGTGGTCACTCGCCTGCTTCCGGCTCAGAAATTCTGGCCGGCCGAAAGCTATCACCATAATTACTATGCGCTCAATCCTGGGCAGGGCTATTGCCAGGTGGTCATCTCGCCCAAGCTGGCCAAGTTCAGGAAGCGCTACGCCGAGCTTCTGGCCGTTTAATGGCGTTGCTGTCTGGTTTATGACCGCGCCCGGTCAGCCGGGCAAGTAGCGCAACGATAACCAGCGTAATCAGCAGGCGGCCCACCAATACCACCCAGATATCAGCGCCCAATGCCAGCATCAGCAGTGTGTCTTCTATCAGGCCGTGCGATAACGACATCCAGGACAGGGCCAGAAAGCGTGTGCGTCGCGAGAAATTTTGTTTCTTTGCCTCTTCGATGATGAGCGCGCCGCCGTAAGTCAGCCCAAGCAATACCCCAACCGTGGTTACAGGCGCGACCCTGGCGTCCAGACCCGATAGCTTCAGTAATGGAAGCATGGCATTGGTAATGCGCCGGGTGATGCCCAGTTTATCCAGAATATCGAGCAGCAGGACCAGAACGACGATGACGGCAAAGGTCAAGACCAGCGAGAACGCCGTTGCTTGTGCCCAGGCTATCCAGCCCGAGCCGCCTTCCGTTGCAATAATCGACGAACCGCGCAACCAGTCGAAGGACATGGGTTCGGCCAATGCGCCGGTCAAATGGCAGAACCAGGAAACGGCTGCGCCATAGAAAATGGCGGTAATTATGCGCAGGGCGGTCGTGACATTAAACGACGCGCCGGCGCGCCTGACTATGGCTTGCTCTACCGGAATGGAGTGAGCGAACAACATCATGGCGCACAATGCGCTGACTTGCGCAGCGTTCAAGTCCATGCTCGAGGACAAGCCGCTTAGCGATGCGATACCGCCATAGATGCCAGTGAAAATGGTGGCGGCCCATACAATGCCCGCCTCGGGAGGCAAGTGCAACAAAGCCATGGCGGGCGCAATCAGGCGGCCCACAGCATCGATCAGTCCTGCTTCCTGTCCTATTTGTACAAATACCATCACTGGGAGCATTACCTTTGCAACGGCAATGAACATCCGCCAACAACGCAATAACAGCGTTAAGGGGTAGGCCAGCATTTACTATCCTTTCTGAATGATGGAAAGGATTGTATAGGTTTGTTGGCGGCTGCCTGGCTCTTGTTCTGGGGCAAGCCGCCGGCTTGTTGAGCTAGTCGACGCTTTTCAGCACGCCACGACGCATCTGGTCCAGTTCTATGGACTCGAATAAGGCTTTGAAGTTACCTTCGCCGAAACCGTCGTTACCCTTGCGCTGAATGATTTCAAAGAAAATGGGGCCAATCTGGTTTTCAGTGAAGATCTGTAATAGCAGGCCGCCCTCTGCGGCGCCGTCAAGCAGGATCTTGTTTTTCTGCAGGCGATCGGTATCTTCACCGTGGTTGGGCAGGCGGCGGTCCAGCAGTTCGTAGTAAGTGTCTGGCGTATCCAGAAATTTCAGGCCGCCAGTTCGCAGTTGCTCGACAGTTGCGTAGATGTCCCGAGTTGCCAGGGCAATGTGCTGTATGCCCTCGCCACGATATAGATCCAGGTATTCCTGTATTTGGCCTTTTTCCGCCGTACCTTCTTCGTTGATGGGGATGCGAATATTCCCGCAGGGCGAGGTCATTGCCTTGGACTTCACTCCCGTCACCTTGCCTTCGATATCGAAGTAACGGATCTCGCGGAAGTTGAACAAGCGCTCATAGAATTCGGCCCATTCGTCCATGCGGCCCTTGTGCACATTATGTGTAAGGTGATCGACCAGCATCAGGCCGGCGCCTGCGTGATTGCGGTCGGCCTGTGCGGTATCGGCGTCTATGGGCTCGAAATCCACGTCGTAAATACTGATGTCACCGATACCGCCATGGCCGTTCTTGCCTTGCCAGCGGTCCACCAGATAAATAAGAGAGTCGCCTATGCCCTTGATGGCGGGAATATTCAACTCCATTGGGCCGCTGCCCGAGTCGAATCCCCAGGCTCCCAATTCCAGCGCGCGCTTGTAGGCTTTTGCGGCATCGTCAACGCGGAAGGCTATGGCGCAGATGGACGGGCCGTGCAGGCGCGCAAAGCGCTGGGCGAATGAGTCGGGCTCGGCGTTGATCAGGAAGTTGATGCCGCCTTGACGGTAAAGCGTCACATTTTTATTCCGATGGCGTGCGATGGCCTTGAAGCCCAGTGTTTCGAACACTTTGCCCAGGGCAACGGGGTCGGGTGCGGTGTATTCAATGAATTCAAAACCGGCGGTGCCCATGGGGTTGTCCCAGGTGGGATTTGGGTTACTCATGGCAGATCTCCAGGAATGTGGTTGCTGAATGACAATGTGCTTGCGTCCGGCGGTCTAGCTCTATGCTCGGTGCCTTGGTCCAGACACAGGGCACTGGGCGCGGTTAGCAGCAAAACCAAAATTTTAAACAAATCGGCCGGGCAGCCGATTGCTAAGTACCCATGCTAAATTTGATCCAAAGCAATTTAATTGCCTAGATATTGGAAATAGAGGTGTTTTATGTCAAAAAATAAGCTGGATAGGACAGATAGGCAAATATTGATGGAGTTGCAGCGTGACGGACGCCTTAGCAATCAAGAGTTGGCCGACAGGGTGTCGCTGTCGCCCAGTCCATGCTTGCGCCGGGTACGGCGCCTGGAGGACGAGGGTTATATAGAGCGTTATGTCGCCCTGGTAAATCCCGACAAGGTGGGCTTGAAGCTGCTGGCTTATATAACCGTCAGGCTGAACAAGGTATTTCGTGCCAGCCATGCGCCAGTATCGGATTTCGCGCGTGACGTACAGGAATGGCCCGAGGTGGTCGAGTGCTACGCCATGTCGGGCGATATGGACTACCTTTTACGTGTACAGGTCGAGGACTTGAACCAGTTCTCGCGCTTTGCCATGGATACGTTGATGCAGCATCCGGCAGTCATCGACATGAGGTCCAGCTTCACCTTGCAGCGTATAAAGGAAACTACACAACTCTCCATATAGCAGGTGGAGAAACGGGAAGAACAAGCTCTCTGTTCTCTACTCTCTATATAGTAGAAGACGCTCCTGTCCTCTATATCGAGCTGCTCTATATGTATAAGAGCTGCTCCATAGGAGCAAAGAGGCGCTTCTATATAGAATAGGTAGCCCGGCCCAGGCCATTTAATCAGCCCCTGCCGCCCTGATTTTGGTCTGCGCCGTCTGGATTTTGATAGAAATGCAAGCATTCAGCACCCAGCGTCGAAATTATTTCACTCGGGCTAAAAAAATATTTCATTTGTATTTCAATGGTTTAATTGAGTCGGGTGTAAAAAAGGGGTGTAAAAGGCGTTGGGCGGTGGTTTTTCAGTTGCACGGGCTAAAAAAGCTATGCTATAGTTCTGTTCTTTCGCAGCCAGCGAATCAGGGTTTACCCGGAGACGCAAGGCGATTCACTTTGCTGCTTAGTGCAGTGCTTTGAATCCTCGGCTTCGAAACACGGCGCAAAGCGCGCTCGAGCAAAACATGGTATAGTTTCTGACTTGCCCGGTGATGCACAAAGCGCTCAGCGGTTGTGAGCAGGTTTGGCAGGTTGTGGTGGTACTGGTGGTTGTAGGCAAATAGCCCGGCACTGACCCCTGACTTGACAAGCAAAAAGAACTGCTTCATAATCTCGCTTCTTTGCTGCTGACACAGCGCGGTGCTTTAAGCGCCTAGCGGTGGCAGGTAGTAGGTAGTACGCAGTACACGCTCTTTAACAATTTAACAGCCGATAAGTGTGGGCGCTTGGAATGAGTGCGCAAACCTTCTCACGAGGGTTCGCCAAATTTATATCAAGTGCTCGCACAAATGAAGAAGTAAGGTTTGAAGTAATTTAAACCGGTCTTTTTCTTTGAGCGAAACGCGACGTATGACCACTGGTTTTCGGACCGGATGGAAATTACGATTTTATACAGTGATTAAACTGAAGAGTTTGATCCTGGCTCAGATTGAACGCTAGCGGGATGCTTTACACATGCAAGTCGAACGGCAGCGCGAAAAGAGCTTGCTCTTTTTGGCGGCGAGTGGCGAACGGGTGAGTAATATATCGGAACGTGCCCAGTAGCGGGGGATAACTACGCGAAAGCGTGGCTAATACCGCATACGCCCTACGGGGGAAAGGGGGGGATTCTTCGGAACCTCTCACTATTGGAGCGGCCGATATCAGATTAGCTAGTTGGTGAGGTAAAGGCTCACCAAGGCCGCGATCTGTAGCTGGTTTGAGAGGACGACCAGCCACACTGGGACTGAGACACGGCCCAGACTCCTACGGGAGGCAGCAGTGGGGAATTTTGGACAATGGGGGCAACCCTGATCCAGCCATCCCGCGTGTGCGATGAAGGCCTTCGGGTTGTAAAGCACTTTTGGCAGGGAAGAAACGGCGCCGGATAATACCTGGCGTCACTGACGGTACCTGCAGAATAAGCACCGGCTAACTACGTGCCAGCAGCCGCGGTAATACGTAGGGTGCAAGCGTTAATCGGAATTACTGGGCGTAAAGCGTGCGCAGGCGGTTCGGAAAGAAAGATGTGAAATCCCAGAGCTTAACTTTGGAACTGCATTTTTAACTCTCGAACTAGAGTATGTCAGAGGGGGGTAGAATTCCACGTGTAGCAGTGAAATGCGTAGAGATGTGGAGGAATACCGATGGCGAAGGCAGCCCCCTGGGATAATACTGACGCTCATGCACGAAAGCGTGGGGAGCAAACAGGATTAGATACCCTGGTAGTCCACGCCCTAAACGATGTCAACTAGCTGTTGGGGCCTTCGGGCCTTAGTAGCGCAGCTAACGCGTGAAGTTGACCGCCTGGGGAGTACGGTCGCAAGATTAAAACTCAAAGGAATTGACGGGGACCCGCACAAGCGGTGGATGATGTGGATTAATTCGATGCAACGCGAAAAACCTTACCTACCCTTGACATGTCTGGAAGCTTCAAGAGATTGAAGTGTGCTCGCAAGAGAACCGGAACACAGGTGCTGCATGGCTGTCGTCAGCTCGTGTCGTGAGATGTTGGGTTAAGTCCCGCAACGAGCGCAACCCTTGTCATTAGTTGCTACGAAAGGGCACTCTAATGAGACTGCCGGTGACAAACCGGAGGAAGGTGGGGATGACGTCAAGTCCTCATGGCCCTTATGGGTAGGGCTTCACACGTCATACAATGGTCGGGACAGAGGGTCGCCAACCCGCGAGGGGGAGCCAATCCCAGAAACCCGATCGTAGTCCGGATTGCAGGCTGCAACTCGCCTGCATGAAGTCGGAATCGCTAGTAATCGCGGATCAGCATGTCGCGGTGAATACGTTCCCGGGTCTTGTACACACCGCCCGTCACACCATGGGAGTGGGTTTTACCAGAAGTAGTTAGCCTAACCGCAAGGGGGGCGATTACCACGGTAGGATTCATGACTGGGGTGAAGTCGTAACAAGGTAGCCGTATCGGAAGGTGCGGCTGGATCACCTCCTTTCAGAGCGAAGCGCACGAAGCGAAAGCGTCCACACTTATTGGCTGTTTATTGTAGAAAGAGTAAGCCACGACAAGGTTACGACAGGGTTCATGTTGATTGACATGAGCGGTGTCGCATACTGGGTCAGTAGCTCAGTCGGTTAGAGCACCGTCTTGATAAGGCGGGGGTCGTTGGTTCGATTCCAACTTGACCCACCAGTACGATTTATCGGTGCGGGGGATTAGCTCAGCTGGGAGAGCACCTGCTTTGCAAGCAGGGGGTCGTCGGTTCGATCCCGTCATCCTCCACCACACACGCTAGCCTAGGGGTGTGATGGGGCAGCGGTAGCGTCTGGAGTCGCGGTGCGTAAGGGGTTAACGAAGAGTGTTTTAGCTCGAGCGGTCTTGTTTGCGAACAGGGCGCATCGATTTAAAGGGCTGCTCGTTAAATCTTTAGGGATTTAATGGTTTTACTCGTTCTTTAACAATCTGGAAGAAGCACAACGAAGTAATTATGGTGTGGATCAGGGTCGATTTGACCTGATCACACGTAAGTACGGGTTGTGATTGCATTAAACAATTTTGTTCAAATAGTTCTCAAAAATACTTATTCTTCGGAATAAGGCCTTTGAAAATGATGAACGGCACAATACACGCAAACTCAAGTGTTCCTATAGCTTGCAAAGTTATAGGATCAAGCGACTAAGTGCACATGGTGGATGCCTTGGCGATCACAGGCGATGAAGGACGTTGTAGCCTGCGAAAAGCTGCGGGGAGTCGGCAAACAGACATTGATCCGCAGATATCCGAATGGGGAAACCCACACCAGCAATGGTGTATCCCACACTGAATACATAGGTGTGGCGAAGCGAACCGGGTGAACTGAAACATCTCAGTAACTCGAGGAAAAGAAATCAACCGAGATTCCGAAAGTAGCGGCGAGCGAAATCGGACCAGCCTTGACGTTTTAGCATATTGAATAGTCGAACGGAATGGAAAGTCCGGCCGTAGCAGGTGATAGCCCTGTAGACGAAATTCTGTGTGTGGAACTAAGCGTCAGACAAGTAGGGCGGGACACGTGAAATCCTGTCTGAACATGGGGGGACCATCCTCCAAGGCTAAATACTCGTGATCGACCGATAGTGAACCAGTACCGTGAGGGAAAGGCGAAAAGAACCCCGGAAGGGGAGTGAAATAGATCCTGAAACCGTGTGCATACAAACAGTAGGAGCCTCCTTGTGGGGTGACTGCGTACCTTTTGTATAATGGGTCAGCGACTTACATTCAGTGGCAAGCTTAACCGAATAGGGAAGGCGTAGCGAAAGCGAGTCCGAATAGGGCGATTTTAGTCGCTGGGTGTAGACCCGAAACCAGGCGATCTATCCATGGCCAGGTTGAAGGCACGGTAACACGTGCTGGAGGACCGAACCCACTAATGTTGAAAAATTAGGGGATGAGCTGTGGATAGGGGTGAAAGGCTAAACAAGCCTGGAAATAGCTGGTTCTCTCCGAAAACTATTTAGGTAGTGCCTCACGTATTACTGCCGGGGGTAGAGCACTGTTATAGCTAGGGGGTCATGGCGACTTACCAACCTATGGCAAACTCCGAATACCGGCAAGTAGCAGCGTGGGAGACAGAGCACCGGGTGCTAACGTCCGGACTCAAGAGGGAAACAACCCAGACCGCCAGCTAAGGTCCCAAACTATGGCTAAGTGGGAAACGAAGTGGGAAGGCATAGACAGTCAGGAGGTTGGCTTAGAAGCAGCCATCCTTTAAAGAAAGCGTAATAGCTCACTGATCGAGTCGTCCTGCGCGGAAGATGTAACGGGGCTAAGCCATAGACCGAAGCTGCGGGTGTATATCTTTAGATATACGCGGTAGGAGAGCGTTCTGTAAGCCTGCGAAGGCAGATTGTGAAGTCTGCTGGAGGTATCAGAAGTGCGAATGCTGACATGAGTAGCGATAAAGGGGGTGAAAAGCCCCCTCGCCGTAAGTCCAAGGTTTCCTGCGCAACGTTCATCGGCGCAGGGTGAGTCGGCCCCTAAGGCGAGGCAGAGATGCGTAGCTGATGGGAAGCTGGTTAATATTCCAGCACCGTCGTAAGATGCGATGGGGGGACGGATTGCGAAAGGTCATCGGAGTGTTGGATGTCTCCGTTGCTGCATCATAGAAGGCGCTTAGGCAAATCCGGGCGCGTAATTCAAGGATGTGGCTGAATAGGACTTTGGTCCTAAACTGATTGGAAGCAGTTCCAAGAAAAGCCTCTAAGCTTCAGTCTTACGAGACCGTACCGCAAACCGACACAGGTGGACGGGATGAATATTCCAAGGCGCTTGAGAGAACTCAGGAGAAGGAACTCGGCAAATTGATACCGTAACTTCGGGAGAAGGTATACCCTGGTAGTGTGATGGGCCCGCGCCCTGAGCATGAAGGGGTCACAGAGAATCGGTGGCTGCGACTGTTTATTAAAAACACAGCACTCTGCTAAGACGAAAGTCGACGTATAGGGTGTGACGCCTGCCCGGTGCCGGAAGGTTAAGTGATGGGGTGCAAGCTCTTGATCGAAGCCCCGGTAAACGGCGGCCGTAACTATAACGGTCCTAAGGTAGCGAAATTCCTTGTCG includes:
- the msrA gene encoding peptide-methionine (S)-S-oxide reductase MsrA, whose translation is MTETAVLGGGCFWCTESVFLSLRGVISVTPGYSGGHLENPSYEQVCSKTTGHIEVVRLVFDPDIIDFETILQVFFATHDPSTLDRQGGDVGPQYASVIFYQSAQQQETAQKLIEQVQAELGVPVVTRLLPAQKFWPAESYHHNYYALNPGQGYCQVVISPKLAKFRKRYAELLAV
- a CDS encoding nucleoside recognition domain-containing protein produces the protein MLAYPLTLLLRCWRMFIAVAKVMLPVMVFVQIGQEAGLIDAVGRLIAPAMALLHLPPEAGIVWAATIFTGIYGGIASLSGLSSSMDLNAAQVSALCAMMLFAHSIPVEQAIVRRAGASFNVTTALRIITAIFYGAAVSWFCHLTGALAEPMSFDWLRGSSIIATEGGSGWIAWAQATAFSLVLTFAVIVVLVLLLDILDKLGITRRITNAMLPLLKLSGLDARVAPVTTVGVLLGLTYGGALIIEEAKKQNFSRRTRFLALSWMSLSHGLIEDTLLMLALGADIWVVLVGRLLITLVIVALLARLTGRGHKPDSNAIKRPEARRSAS
- the hppD gene encoding 4-hydroxyphenylpyruvate dioxygenase, with amino-acid sequence MSNPNPTWDNPMGTAGFEFIEYTAPDPVALGKVFETLGFKAIARHRNKNVTLYRQGGINFLINAEPDSFAQRFARLHGPSICAIAFRVDDAAKAYKRALELGAWGFDSGSGPMELNIPAIKGIGDSLIYLVDRWQGKNGHGGIGDISIYDVDFEPIDADTAQADRNHAGAGLMLVDHLTHNVHKGRMDEWAEFYERLFNFREIRYFDIEGKVTGVKSKAMTSPCGNIRIPINEEGTAEKGQIQEYLDLYRGEGIQHIALATRDIYATVEQLRTGGLKFLDTPDTYYELLDRRLPNHGEDTDRLQKNKILLDGAAEGGLLLQIFTENQIGPIFFEIIQRKGNDGFGEGNFKALFESIELDQMRRGVLKSVD
- a CDS encoding Lrp/AsnC family transcriptional regulator, translated to MSKNKLDRTDRQILMELQRDGRLSNQELADRVSLSPSPCLRRVRRLEDEGYIERYVALVNPDKVGLKLLAYITVRLNKVFRASHAPVSDFARDVQEWPEVVECYAMSGDMDYLLRVQVEDLNQFSRFAMDTLMQHPAVIDMRSSFTLQRIKETTQLSI